A single window of Candidatus Methanoperedens sp. DNA harbors:
- the hisD gene encoding histidinol dehydrogenase, translated as MLIKPISELSAKEKSGLFNRGTGLQDVMEPVISILRDVKENGDEALRRYTLRFDNASISEIEVPHDEIDSALASVDKKLISHLKKAASNIRAFHEAQVSKDWIKEFSPGIRLGQRVTPLETIGAYVPGGRASYPSTALMTVIPAKVAGVKEVVVCTPPGADGTVNPLTLAAAHIAGADRVFRVGGVQAIAAMAYGTETIPKVDKIVGPGNVYVTAAKMACGTAIDFPAGPSEVLIIADGSARAPFIASDMIAQAEHDPNAISILVTTSKNLAEKVKQEIDLQMKSEARIEIIRKSLENAAILTGNLDECIAFSNKFAPEHLEIITEKDILSRIKHAGSIFIGSHAPVSAGDYASGTNHVLPTAGYARMFSGLNTDHFVVKSSVQIIEKRGLENISETVIGLAEAEGLSAHANAVRIRKNNTGNKEYDK; from the coding sequence GCTGTTTAACCGCGGGACAGGGCTTCAGGATGTGATGGAGCCTGTAATTTCAATACTCAGGGATGTAAAGGAAAATGGCGATGAAGCCCTCAGGCGATACACGCTCAGGTTTGATAATGCAAGCATAAGCGAAATTGAAGTTCCACATGATGAAATTGATTCCGCACTTGCGTCGGTTGATAAGAAACTTATTTCACATCTTAAAAAAGCAGCTTCCAATATCCGTGCATTCCATGAAGCGCAGGTCTCAAAAGACTGGATAAAGGAATTCTCCCCGGGAATCAGGCTGGGGCAGCGGGTTACTCCTCTTGAAACCATAGGTGCATACGTCCCGGGCGGCAGGGCTTCGTATCCCAGCACAGCCCTCATGACCGTGATACCCGCAAAAGTGGCTGGTGTAAAGGAAGTCGTAGTATGCACCCCGCCGGGGGCTGATGGAACAGTAAACCCTCTAACCCTTGCGGCTGCTCATATTGCAGGTGCTGACAGGGTATTCCGCGTCGGGGGTGTGCAGGCGATCGCAGCCATGGCATACGGGACCGAGACCATACCGAAGGTGGATAAAATCGTGGGACCAGGCAATGTATATGTTACCGCAGCCAAGATGGCGTGCGGGACTGCGATAGATTTTCCCGCAGGACCGAGCGAAGTTCTGATAATAGCGGATGGCTCTGCCAGAGCCCCTTTTATTGCATCGGATATGATTGCCCAGGCAGAGCACGACCCGAATGCGATCTCCATCCTTGTTACTACCTCAAAAAACCTTGCAGAAAAGGTAAAACAGGAAATAGATTTGCAGATGAAAAGCGAAGCGAGAATCGAAATCATAAGAAAATCCCTGGAAAATGCAGCCATACTCACGGGAAATCTTGACGAGTGTATTGCATTTTCAAACAAGTTCGCGCCTGAGCATCTTGAAATAATCACAGAGAAGGATATCCTTTCCAGGATAAAGCATGCCGGCTCGATATTTATCGGCTCTCATGCGCCTGTCTCAGCCGGGGATTACGCCTCTGGCACCAACCATGTGCTTCCCACCGCGGGATATGCACGAATGTTTTCAGGCTTGAACACCGATCATTTCGTGGTAAAATCAAGCGTCCAGATAATCGAAAAAAGAGGGCTTGAGAATATAAGCGAGACGGTTATCGGTCTTGCCGAAGCTGAAGGGCTTTCTGCCCATGCAAATGCTGTAAGGATAAGAAAAAATAACACCGGGAACAAGGAGTACGATAAATGA